The Comamonas sp. lk genome contains the following window.
GGCCAGACTGTTTCGCTCCTATCCGCTGAAGGAGACGGCCAGCCACGTCATCGGCTATATCGGCCGTATCAATGTCAAGGAAAAGGAAGACATCGAGGACGGGGAAGACGCGGCCAACTACCGCGGCACCGAAGTGATCGGCAAGCTGGGAGCCGAGAAAAGCTACGAGCAGCAGCTGCACGGCCAGACCGGTTGGGAGGAGATGGAAACCTCGGCCGGCGGCCATGCCGTGCGCAGGCTGGGCAGCCGCGCCGCCACGCCGGGCAACAACTTGCAGCTGTCCATCGACATCAAGCTGCAGAAGATGGTGGAAGACCTCTACGGCGATCGCCGTGGCGTGGCCATTGCCATGGACCCGCGCAGCGGCGAGCTGCTGGCCATGGTGAGCAAGCCCACCTTTGATCCCAATCTGTTTGTGGACGGTATCGACCAGGAAAGCTGGAAGGCGCTCAACGAATCCATAGACCGGCCCTTGCTGAACCGGTCGCTGCGCGGCACCTATCCCACAGGCTCCACCTACAAGCCTTTCATGGGGCTGGCAGGGCTGGAAACCGGCAAGCGCACGCCTAGCACCATCATTCAGGACGGCGGCTCCTGGACGTTTGGCGGTCACACCTTCCGCTCGGGTCACGCTCTGGGCCCGGTCGATCTGAACCGCGCCATTCAGCACTCCAGCAATGTGTACTTCTACACCCTGGCCAACGAGATGGGCGTGGATGCGATTCACGATTTCATGAAGCCGCTGGGCTTTGGCCAGATCACCGGCATCGACCTGCCTGGCGAAGTGCGCGGCGTGCTGCCCAGCAAGGAATGGAAGCGCAACACCTACAAGCGCGCCGCCCAGCAGCAGTGGTTTGGCGGCGAGACGATTTCCCTGGGCATCGGCCAGGGCTATAACAACTTCACCATCTTGCAGCTGGGCCATGCCCTCGCCACCCTGGTGAACAACGGCGTGAGCAATACGCCGCATGTGGGTAAGGAGCTGATCGACGCGGTGACGGGAAAGCGCACCCAGGTGGCGCTGCCCCCTCCCGTCAACCTGGGCTACAAGCAGGCCAATATCGATGCCGTCAAGCGCGGCATGGTGTCGGTGGTGACGGGTGGCACGGGGCGCGGTGTGTTCGGCAGCGCCAAATACCTCTCGGGCGGCAAGACGGGTACGGCCCAGGCGGTTTCCGTGGGCCAGAAAGAGAAGTACAACGCAGCCCGTCTGGCCGAGCGCCAGCGCGACCACGCCCTCTATATCGCCTTTGCTCCCGCAGACGATCCCAAGATTGCTGTGGCGGTGATTGTGGAGAATGCCGGCTTCGGTGCCGCGTCTGCGGCCCCGATTGCGCGCCGCATCATCGATTACTGGTTGATGGGCGACTACCCCAGCGAGGCCGATATGGCGGCCATGCGCGTGGGCAAGGCCGGCCCGCCTATCGGTACGCCGCGCCGGGCCAGCGATATCTCGGTGCTGCCCGACGAAGTGCCTACGCCTTGATGATCAGGGCGGCCAGGGCTTAACGCAGGAAGGCGTCGTAGCCGGTTTTTAGAATCAGCACGCTCACCACAAAGATGAAGATGCCGCGCACAAAGCCCGTGCCGTGGCGCAGGGCCATATGGGTGCCCAGCATGGCGCCCAGCACATTGGCCACGGCCATGGGCACGGCCAGATGCCACCAGATGTGGCCCTTCATGGCAAACAGGCTGAGAGCGGCCAGATTGGTGGCCAGATTGAGCAGCTTGGCACTGGCCGAGGCGTTCAGGAAGTCGTAGCCCATGAGGCGCACGAACAGGAACACAAAGAAGCTGCCGGTGCCGGGGCCGAAGAAGCCGTCGTACACGCCGATCACCAGACCGATGGCGCAGGCCACCAGGGTTTCGGTACGGCCGCTGAATTGCGGTGCATGGACGCGGCCCATGTCCTTGCGCGCCAGCGTATAGGCCAGCACGCCGATCAGCACCACAGGCAGGAATTTGCGCAGAAAGTCGGGCGAGATCTGGGTGACGGCCCAGGCGCCGACAAAGGAACCCACGGCACCTACGATGGCCGCAGGCATCATGGCGCGCCAGGGCAGCTGCACCTTGCGGCCGTATTGCCAGGTGGACATGGCCGTGCCCCAGACGGAGGCGCTCTTGTTGGTGCCCAGCAGCGTGGCCGGCGGAGCCGAGGGGAAGGTGGCAAACAGGGCCGGCAGCAGGATCAGGCCGCCGCCGCCGACGATGGCATCAATAAAACCCGCCAAAGCGGATGCCAGTGAAACAATGATCCAGTCCATGAGTGTGCGCTCGCCAGTGATGCAGGGCTTGCGCAAATGACAGGGGAGCAAGCCGCTGCACCAAAATTGCGCAAACAAAAGCCCGTGAATACGGAGTCGGCCGGGCAGCGCCGGTATCCGGGTTACGGGAAAGCGGCGATTGTCGCACCGCCGTGCACACTCTGCAGAGATATAAAAAAAGCGCCTTTTCAGGCGCTTTTGAATGCATCTTTGATGCTTTTATATATATTGATCTGTTCTGAGTCGAGTTGTCTCCTCGGCCCCTCCTTGCTACTTCATGGAGCAGCGAGAGTGACAAGAATGTAAGGGCTGCACCGCGCTGGTGCATCGGGGAATTCCCTTGGGTTAATGGAATAAATTTCGACAGCTCGCTGAACTGAAAGTGGGCAGTGCTTTTCGTTTTGTTTTTGCAATCAAATCAATAGCGTAGTCTGCTTTTAAATAAAGGCTTGACCTTGTTTTTCTCATAAATTCGAAGCGTCAGAGGGCCGGGACTTCTTCCTGGTGCACAACGGTCTTGCTGCGCCACTCTTCCCGGATCCAGGTGGCGGCTTTCTCGGCCATCATCAGCGTGGGGCTGTTGGTGTTGCCGCTGGTGATGCGCGGCATGGCGCCGGCATCCACCACACGCAGGCCTTGCACGCCGCGCACTTTGAAGCGGCTGTCCAGCACGGCCATGGGGTCGTCGATGCGGCCCATCTTGGTGGTGCCCACGGGGTGGAAGATGGTGGTGGCAATGTCGCCGGCCAGCCGCGCCAACTCCTCATCGCTTTGGTATTGCAGGCCTGGCTTCCATTCCTCGGGTGCGTAGCGGGCCAGGGCGGGCTGGGCCACGATGCGGCGGGTGACGCGCAGGCTGTCGGCTGCGACCTGCCGGTCTTCGGGAGTGGAGAGGTAATTGGGCGCGATAGCCGGTGCCTGGTGAAAGTCGGCACTCTGGATGCGCACCGTGCCCCGGCTGCTGGGGTTGAGATTGCAGACGCTGGCCGTGAAGGCGGGAAAGTCGTGCAGCGGCTCGCCAAAGGCGTTGAGCGACAGAGGCTGAACGTGGTATTCGAGGTTGGGGTAGAGCAGGCCGGGGCTGCTGCGCGTGAACGCGCCCAGCTGGGAGGGGGCCATGCTCATGGGGCCGCTGCGGTGCAGCAGGTATTCGAGGCCGATACCGGCCTTGCCCACCATGCTGCTGGCCATGGTGTTCAGCGTTTTGGCACCCTGGATCTTGTACACCGAGCGAATCTGCAGATGGTCTTGCAGATTGGCGCCCACGCCTGGCAGATCGCGGCGTACGGTAATGCCTTGCTGCTGCAACAGCGCGCCCGGGCCTATGCCCGAGAGCTGCAGGATTTGCGGCGAGTTGACGGCTCCGGCGCAGAGCAGCACTTCGCGTTCGGCATGCACGGTGACCATTTCATTGCCGGTCCAGACCTGGGCGCCGGTGCAGCGCTGGCTGCCGTCGGGTAAATCTTCCAGCAGCAGGCGGCTGACCTGGGCCGTGGTCCACATCTCGAAATTGGGGCGGCCATAACAGGTGGGGCGCAAGAAGGCCTTGGCCGTATTCCAGCGCCAGCCGGCTTTCTGGTTGACCTCGAAGTAACCCACGCCTTCGTTGCTGCCGCGGTTGAAGTCATCGGTGGCGGGGATGCCGGCTTGTTGGGCGGCTTCGGAGAAGGCATCCAGAATATCCCAGCGCAGGCGCTGCTTTTCCACCCGCCACTCGCCGCTGCTGCCCGTGCTCGGATTGCCGTGCAGCTGTCGGAACTCCTCGCTGACCGGCTCGTTTTTGAGTTGCTCCGGGTCCAGTCGCCAATGGCTTTCATGCTGCTTGAAGGCCGGCAGCACCTGATCCCAGCGCCAGCCCTCATCGCCCGTCAGTTCGGCCCACTGCTCGTAGTCGCGAGCCTGGCCGCGCATATAGATCATGCCGTTGATGCTGGAGCAGCCGCCCAGTGTCTTGCCGCGCGGATAGCGCAGGCTGCGGCCGTTGAGGCCGGGGTCGGGCTCGGTCTGGTAGAGCCAGTCCGTGCGCGGATTGCCTATGCAGTACAGATAGCCCACGGGGATGTGGATCCAGTGGTAGTCGTCCTTGCGGCCTGCTTCGATCAGCAGCACACGGCAGCGGGATTCGCGGGTCAGGCGGTTGCAAAGCAGGGCACCTGCCGTGCCGCCGCCAATGACGATGTAGTCAAACGTGGTGTCGCTCATGAAACAAATGCAGGCTTGCCGCTGGCCCGGCCTGGAATAAACATTGCCTTGGTGCGGATCGATTGTGCAAAGCAGCATCCATCTGTCGATAGGGAAAGCGTGATGCGCTATCTATTTGGAAGCTTGATCCGTAATCCACATAAGCCGCTCCAGCCTTTGTTGATAAAAATTACACGCATTGAAGCGTTTCTCGCCACGGCCACAGTGCGAGGGTGACGGGCGCCGCACCTGGGCGCGAAACTGGCGCCTGTCACCGGCCCGCGTTATCCTGCGGGTCTCAAGCCCCGCTGTGGGTTGTGTTATTGACCGAGGATTTCACTCTTTGCCCAGCTCCGACTCATCACCCCAATGCCTTGTACAGACGCTTGACAACGCGTCCTGGGCCACGCCGCAGGGCCGCTGGAGCGCCGCTGAGCTGGGCGACCGCAAGCATTGGCAGCGTTTGCAGGCGCAGATCAAGACTGTGCCGCCCCAGGTCGGCTGGGATTTGCGCCAGCTGCAATGGCTGGACCATGTGGGCGCGCAGCTGCTGTGGGAGCAATGGGGCAAGCGCTGGCCCGAGAAGCTGCAGACCACGGACAAGCAGCGCACTATGCTGGAGCGGGTGGCGCGTTTCAGCGATGTGCCTGCGCCCAAACCCCAGCCTGGCGGACTGATGACGCAGGTGGACTGTCTGGGCCGGCTGGTCATGCACGCATGCGACCACTTTGTCAGCCTGGTCCGCTTGATCGGCCAGTTGCTGCTCGATGTGTTGCGCCTGCTGCGCAGCCCGTTGCGCGGCCCCTGGCGTGATATTTCAGGTCACCTCTATGCCACGGGAGCCACGGCCTTGCCCATTACGGCGCTGGTGGGCTTTCTGATCGGCGTGGTGCTGGCCTATCTGATGGCTTTGCAGCTGCGCCAGTTCGGCGCCGAGTCTTTCATCGTCAATATTCTGGGTATTTCGCTGATCCGCGAACTGGGGCCGCTGTTGGCAGCCATTCTGGTGGCAGGCCGCAGCGGCTCGGCCATCACCGCGCAGATCGGCGTGATGCGGGTGACGGAGGAGCTCGATGCCATGCAGGTCATGGGAATTTCCCAGGGCTACCGACTGGTCATGCCGCGGGCGCTGGCCCTGGCCGTGTCCATGCCGCTGGTGGCGCTGTGGACTATTCTTGCCGCGCTGGCCGGCGGCATGGTGGCCGCAGATCTGACCATGGGCATCACGCCCTCCTATTTCTTCGAGAGCCTGCCTTCGGCCGTCAAGATCGGCAATCTGGTGCTGGCCATGGGCAAGTCGGTAGTGTTCGGCGTGATGATTGCGCTGATAGGTTGCCACTGGGGGCTGCAGGTGGAGCCCAACACCCAGAGTCTGGGGCGCGGCACCACGGCCTCGGTGGTGTCGTCCATCACCATGGTCATCATCGTGGACGCGATCTTTGCCATCCTGTTCCGCAACGTGGGGTTCTGAGCCATGAGCGACATGACCTCCTCTAGTCAAAAGCCATCGATAGCTGGCGCTGTGGGCGACTACAGCCCCCCGGAAGACCAACAGCCGCTGGTGCAGGCCAGGGATTTGTGGACCGAGTTCGGCTCTGGCGAGTCGCGCTTTGCCGTTCACCAGGACCTGAATCTGAACGTCTACCCCGGCGAAATCCTGACCCTGGTGGGCGGCTCGGGCACGGGCAAGACCGTGCTGCTGCGTCAGATCCTGGGTCTACTCACGCCTTCCCGGGGCACGGTGACCATTGATGGTCGGCCTTCGCGCGAAGTCATCAGCGGCGAGCTGGCTGCCAGCCATGTGGGCATGCTGTTCCAGCAGGGTGCGCTGTATTCGGCATTCAACGTGCTGGACAATATTGCGTTTGCGCTGCGCGAGCGGGGCACGCTGCCCGACGAAGTGGTGCGCGATGCCGCCCTGGTCAAGCTGCAGATGGTGGGCTTGAAGCCCGAGCACGCCGCACGCATGCCCTCGGATTTGTCCGGCGGCATGATCAAGCGCGTGGCCCTGGCGCGGGCGCTGATGATGGATCCGCCGCTGCTGCTGCTGGACGAACCCACGGCCGGGCTGGACCCGAACGGCTCAGACGAATTCTGCGAGCTGCTGCTCGACATTCACCGCGAGCTGGGCCTGACGGTAATCATGGTCACCCACGATCTGGACACGCTGTTTGCCCTGTCCAGCCGTGTGGCGGTGCTGGCCGAGAAAAAAGTGCTGTTCACCGGTGCGCCACGCGATGTGGCCGAAGTCGAACACCCGTTTATCGAACACTTCTTCCAGGGCGATCGCGGCCGACGCGCCATGGCCCCGGTGCAAGGCGGCCTGGCCGCAGAGGAAAGCTGATGGAAAACAAGTCTCATGCCATGGCGGCCGGCATTTTTGTGCTGCTGGTCGCCGCTTTGCTGGCCGGACTGGCGGTCTGGCTCACACGCGACAACCGCGAATACCAGCTCTACGAGCTGACGACCAAGGACGGCGTCAGCGGTCTGCAGCCCCAGGCCACGGTGCGCTACAAAGGCGTGCCCGTGGGCAAGGTGGTGCGCATCGGCTTTGACCCGCAGATTCCCGGCAATGTGCTGATCCGCATTGCGGTGGGCGAGAACACTCCGGTCACTCCCAATACCTTTGCCCAGCTGGGCTACCAAGGCGTGACGGGGCTGGCCCATATCCAGCTTGACGACGGCAAGTCCGCCGAGCAGGCGCTCAAGCCCGGCCCCAGCGGCCTGCCGCGCCTGGTCATGCGTTCCTCGCCACTCAATATGCTGGCCGACCAGGGGCCGGTGCTGCTCGAACGGGTGGATGAAATCTCGCGCCGTCTGAACGCCATGCTGGGCGAGGGCAACCAGCAGCGCGTGAGCGCGGCGCTGGAGAATATTGCCACGGCGGCGGGCGGTGTCACCGAGCTGTCGGCCACCCTGAACAAGGCGGCCGCAGGCTTTCCGCAAATCACCGCCGACGCGCACCAGACGCTGCAATCCCTGAGCAAGGCCAGCGATGCGGCCACCGGCGTGGCCACCGAGCTGCAGCAGACGGTGCGCAGGGTCAACGCGCCTGACGGACCGCTGCAGCAGATTGCCCAGGGCACGCAGGCGCTGACCCAGGCCGCCGAGAGCATGGGCCGGGGCACGCTGCCACGGGTGAACAATGCGGCAGACGAAGTCTCCCGTGCTGCACGCACCATGAGCAATGTGGCCAGCCGCTTCAGCGACAACCCGCAAGCCGTGATCTACGGTGCCGGCGCTGGCATGCCCGGACCCGGCGAGCCCGGCTTTGCCGCACCTGCCGCCAGCCGCTGAATCAGGAACAAGGAATCGTGATGGCATTGCAAAACACTTCAATCTTCGGCCGCCGGCTGCTGGGCGCTTTCGGCGCGGCCGGTCTGGTGCTGGCGCTGGCCGCCTGCTCCGGCCTGCCCACGGCTCCCATCCAGCCCGTGCGTTACGACCTGGGGCTGGCCGATCTGGGTGCGCAGCCTGCCAGTGCGGCGGCACCCGCTACGGCGCTGACGCCGCTGGTGCTGGCCGAGGTCCAGACTCCGGGCTTGCCCGACGGCACGACGGCCATGTTCTACCGTCTGAACTATGCGGACAGCCAGCAGCTGCGCGCCTATCAGAATGCGCGTTGGGGCCTGCCACCGGCCCAGATGATGGAGCAGCGCCTGCGCATCCGTTTGGGTCAGGAGCGCCCCATCCTCACCGAAAAAGACAATGTCAGCGCCACGGTGAGCGACAAGCGCACGATTGGCGTGCTGCGCGTGGAGATCGATGAGTTCAGCCAGGTGTTCGACAGTGCGCAGACCAGCCAGGCCGTGGTGCGCTTGCGTGCCAGCCTGATAGGCCGAGCCAGCGGCGGCGCAGGAAATGCCTTGCTGAGCCAGAAGGTTTTTACGGCCCAGACGCCGGCCGCCTCCAATGATGCAGCGGGCGGCGCCCAGGCCATGGCCCGCAGCGTGGACGATGTCAC
Protein-coding sequences here:
- the mrdA gene encoding penicillin-binding protein 2; translation: MMEVRNTEAELQRFKLRTVVMSVVVLLAFGLLVMRLMVLQIERHEELAERAENNRTAVVPIVPNRGQILDRNGVVLATNYSAYTLEITRSKVADLEETIDELSEVVEITARDRRKFKRLMEDSKSFESIPLRSRLTDEEVARFAAQRYRFPGVDIKARLFRSYPLKETASHVIGYIGRINVKEKEDIEDGEDAANYRGTEVIGKLGAEKSYEQQLHGQTGWEEMETSAGGHAVRRLGSRAATPGNNLQLSIDIKLQKMVEDLYGDRRGVAIAMDPRSGELLAMVSKPTFDPNLFVDGIDQESWKALNESIDRPLLNRSLRGTYPTGSTYKPFMGLAGLETGKRTPSTIIQDGGSWTFGGHTFRSGHALGPVDLNRAIQHSSNVYFYTLANEMGVDAIHDFMKPLGFGQITGIDLPGEVRGVLPSKEWKRNTYKRAAQQQWFGGETISLGIGQGYNNFTILQLGHALATLVNNGVSNTPHVGKELIDAVTGKRTQVALPPPVNLGYKQANIDAVKRGMVSVVTGGTGRGVFGSAKYLSGGKTGTAQAVSVGQKEKYNAARLAERQRDHALYIAFAPADDPKIAVAVIVENAGFGAASAAPIARRIIDYWLMGDYPSEADMAAMRVGKAGPPIGTPRRASDISVLPDEVPTP
- a CDS encoding TSUP family transporter encodes the protein MDWIIVSLASALAGFIDAIVGGGGLILLPALFATFPSAPPATLLGTNKSASVWGTAMSTWQYGRKVQLPWRAMMPAAIVGAVGSFVGAWAVTQISPDFLRKFLPVVLIGVLAYTLARKDMGRVHAPQFSGRTETLVACAIGLVIGVYDGFFGPGTGSFFVFLFVRLMGYDFLNASASAKLLNLATNLAALSLFAMKGHIWWHLAVPMAVANVLGAMLGTHMALRHGTGFVRGIFIFVVSVLILKTGYDAFLR
- a CDS encoding GMC family oxidoreductase N-terminal domain-containing protein, giving the protein MSDTTFDYIVIGGGTAGALLCNRLTRESRCRVLLIEAGRKDDYHWIHIPVGYLYCIGNPRTDWLYQTEPDPGLNGRSLRYPRGKTLGGCSSINGMIYMRGQARDYEQWAELTGDEGWRWDQVLPAFKQHESHWRLDPEQLKNEPVSEEFRQLHGNPSTGSSGEWRVEKQRLRWDILDAFSEAAQQAGIPATDDFNRGSNEGVGYFEVNQKAGWRWNTAKAFLRPTCYGRPNFEMWTTAQVSRLLLEDLPDGSQRCTGAQVWTGNEMVTVHAEREVLLCAGAVNSPQILQLSGIGPGALLQQQGITVRRDLPGVGANLQDHLQIRSVYKIQGAKTLNTMASSMVGKAGIGLEYLLHRSGPMSMAPSQLGAFTRSSPGLLYPNLEYHVQPLSLNAFGEPLHDFPAFTASVCNLNPSSRGTVRIQSADFHQAPAIAPNYLSTPEDRQVAADSLRVTRRIVAQPALARYAPEEWKPGLQYQSDEELARLAGDIATTIFHPVGTTKMGRIDDPMAVLDSRFKVRGVQGLRVVDAGAMPRITSGNTNSPTLMMAEKAATWIREEWRSKTVVHQEEVPAL
- a CDS encoding ABC transporter permease encodes the protein MPSSDSSPQCLVQTLDNASWATPQGRWSAAELGDRKHWQRLQAQIKTVPPQVGWDLRQLQWLDHVGAQLLWEQWGKRWPEKLQTTDKQRTMLERVARFSDVPAPKPQPGGLMTQVDCLGRLVMHACDHFVSLVRLIGQLLLDVLRLLRSPLRGPWRDISGHLYATGATALPITALVGFLIGVVLAYLMALQLRQFGAESFIVNILGISLIRELGPLLAAILVAGRSGSAITAQIGVMRVTEELDAMQVMGISQGYRLVMPRALALAVSMPLVALWTILAALAGGMVAADLTMGITPSYFFESLPSAVKIGNLVLAMGKSVVFGVMIALIGCHWGLQVEPNTQSLGRGTTASVVSSITMVIIVDAIFAILFRNVGF
- a CDS encoding ATP-binding cassette domain-containing protein is translated as MTSSSQKPSIAGAVGDYSPPEDQQPLVQARDLWTEFGSGESRFAVHQDLNLNVYPGEILTLVGGSGTGKTVLLRQILGLLTPSRGTVTIDGRPSREVISGELAASHVGMLFQQGALYSAFNVLDNIAFALRERGTLPDEVVRDAALVKLQMVGLKPEHAARMPSDLSGGMIKRVALARALMMDPPLLLLDEPTAGLDPNGSDEFCELLLDIHRELGLTVIMVTHDLDTLFALSSRVAVLAEKKVLFTGAPRDVAEVEHPFIEHFFQGDRGRRAMAPVQGGLAAEES
- a CDS encoding MlaD family protein gives rise to the protein MENKSHAMAAGIFVLLVAALLAGLAVWLTRDNREYQLYELTTKDGVSGLQPQATVRYKGVPVGKVVRIGFDPQIPGNVLIRIAVGENTPVTPNTFAQLGYQGVTGLAHIQLDDGKSAEQALKPGPSGLPRLVMRSSPLNMLADQGPVLLERVDEISRRLNAMLGEGNQQRVSAALENIATAAGGVTELSATLNKAAAGFPQITADAHQTLQSLSKASDAATGVATELQQTVRRVNAPDGPLQQIAQGTQALTQAAESMGRGTLPRVNNAADEVSRAARTMSNVASRFSDNPQAVIYGAGAGMPGPGEPGFAAPAASR
- a CDS encoding ABC-type transport auxiliary lipoprotein family protein, which gives rise to MALQNTSIFGRRLLGAFGAAGLVLALAACSGLPTAPIQPVRYDLGLADLGAQPASAAAPATALTPLVLAEVQTPGLPDGTTAMFYRLNYADSQQLRAYQNARWGLPPAQMMEQRLRIRLGQERPILTEKDNVSATVSDKRTIGVLRVEIDEFSQVFDSAQTSQAVVRLRASLIGRASGGAGNALLSQKVFTAQTPAASNDAAGGAQAMARSVDDVTAQVSRWLQGYGR